DNA from Vulpes vulpes isolate BD-2025 chromosome 9, VulVul3, whole genome shotgun sequence:
CATGATTTCAGCTGATCACCCCAGCTGCCTCGCCCCCTTAGTTCCTACTGTTTTCTGAGCCTGATTTTCCAGCCTTCCTGCCACTTCTGTgaggaaatgaacatttttgcCCTTTAAATCAGCCAGAGgcagtttctgttgcttgcaataAAAACCGACTTATATAAGatgggcaccccccccccagcatattacatttataatgtaattttGAAATCTGAGTTACAAGTATTAGAATATCTGACTATTAGTATCTTAAGCAACACAGGCATTGTGATTTCTCATTAAAAGGAGTTTGGGGGACTCCTTTTAatggagcctggatggctcagcagttgagcatctgcctttggctcagatcatgatcccaggtctggggattgagtcccacattgggctccctgcagggggtctgcttctccctctgcctatgtctctgtctctcatgaacaaataaataaaatcttaaataaaaaataaaataaaagtttggaggGGCATCCAGGTagctcaattgattaagcatctgcctttgactcaggtcatgatcccagggtcctgggattgagccccgcattgggctccctgctcagtagggagcctgcttctccctctcccacttcccctacttatgttctctgtcaaataaataaataaataaataaataaataaataaataaataaataaataaataaattttttagatAAAAGGAGTTTGGAGGTCAGAGGTTCCAAGGTGGGACAGGCAGCCCTGTGATTTCAGGGCCTCCACCTTGGGAGGCGACATCTCTGCACCTCACTTAACTTGCTCCTCATGGCCACAAGATGGCTGCAGAAGCTCCTGGCATTGTGTCCTCACAGGAAGCAGTAAGGGAGGAAAGGGGGCAATAAGGCCTCTCGGGTGTCCAGaaacccccaccccagacctcttCTTAAAGCTTGCTGGCCAGATCTGGGAAATGTGCCCAGATCAAAAACAACCCCAGCAAAAGGCATTGCCAAGAATGGCTCAGCCAGATCCTAAATTAACCCCTGAGGCTGGGCACACTGCTGCTGGCACCAAATCAGGGCTCTGTTGGTAAGGAGGGAAAAATGGCTGCCAGGATGGCAACTAGCAGGGTCAGCCACAAGATGTAAGCTGGTACCTTGTTGCAGGCAAGAGTGCAGGCAGCATCATGGCCTTCTTGCCCTTGGGGTACGCAGGCAGATGGTACCCACAGCCACTGGAGTGGATGAAGCTCTGCTCCCACCTCCCATCCTAGGACCTCTCATTTGTGTGGTAAACACTTCCACAGTGCCTCCAaggccaggtgcccctaataaaACCTGTGCACCGAGTCTCCACCACAAGAAGCAGAATCTCTGGGGCCTGTGAGAACACAGGAGAAGGAGCTACGTTCTCGGAGACAAAGCCAGGGGCAGGTTTCCAAGCTGGCCAGGTCCAGGGCAGATTCCCACCTCACACGGCTCCCCAGAGGCCCCCTTGGCCTCACTTGCTGCGAGGCCCCAGAAGTCACACTTGGCCTGCCTCTAGCGGGCCTGAATCCCACTGTCCCGGGAGACAGTGTTTTCCCACAGCCCAAGCCCAGGTGTGGAGGGAGGCTCCTGCCGGCCGCATCCACAGTCTTGGTGGGGAAGCAGGCCATCTGGAAGCAGACAGGCTTTCCCCAAGCTCAGTCCCTACACGCAGTGGCTGGCCATTCATGGTCCAAGCTGCCCTGGGTGAAGGTGAAAGGAGGAGATGAGGTGACAGGCTCCAGACCCCTTCAGGGTGCTATGCAGAGGGGCCCAGGCTGGTCCAAGGATGAGTGTGAGCATGTTTGTGTGAGCAAGCACGTGAGCATGTCGTTGAGCATGAGCAAAACTATGTGTGACCATGTGAGTGTGCATGTCACAATGCATGAGTGCAGGTGTGCATGTAAGCTTACGCATGTGCGTGCATTTGTGTAAGCATGTGTGTGCAAATGCATGTTCCGCCTTTCTCTGAAGGACACAAACGTTCACAAAGTGAAGATTCAAGCCAGTTTCTGCTAAATTAAAAACAGCTTTTTCGTGTTTAAAGTTTACAATacgaaaaataattttcctttcttccgggggggggggggtgaagagggaggggcagggggccccTGAGAACATTCCATGAACCAGCCCAGACGGTTATGCACAATCGACCCGGTTAGATACGGCAGCGCCCCCCTTCCCTCTGCAGCCCCACCCCCTGCGCCGGCACCCCTGCCAGCTCATTGGGGACAAGATGTTCTGAGGTGTGAGCTGATCTGGGGGGACTTGCAGCTGGCAAAAGATTCTCACTGCCCCCCTGAAGGGGCCGTGCCTCTAGCAGGGAAGGGTTCTTTTTGGGGGAGCTCAGGTCGGGGTGAGGGGTGGTGAAAAGGGACTGGAATGTTCTGGTAAGTCCCCAAGGGCTGCTGCTTTCGTTTCAATGCCCCTGGCAGCACGGGCTCCTTCCTGGTTCCAAACCAAGTTTTTATTTCAacgctgccccccacccacacacccagCCTTGCTCTGGGGCCCTGATGGCTGCTGCACAGGAGCACCAGCCTGCGAGTGCATTTTGAGGGTGATCTTGGAAGCCTCCCCTCTCAGAAAGCTATCCGTGAAATGCAGGCATTCTCCAACATACAGGCCAGTTCTCAGCGAGGCCAGCCATGAGAGCAGAGGTTGGGGGCAATTCACAGAGCTCTTAGGCCCATATGGAATGGTGATGACTTCATGCTTCCTTTAGGACCTGCCCTGTATTTCCCCCATCATGGCCTCTAGGGAGAGGGGCTCCCCAGATCCCCAATTTCACATCCCAGTACTGAGCAGATGGAGACAACCTGCCAAGAGCTGGGGGCTGTCTGGTGGCAGGGGGCCAAGCCACCAGGCTCATGGAAGAACCTGGAGAGAGTCTCTCCAAAGGCCACCCAGCCCAGGGCAGATTTGCCCTCTGTCTTCCAGGCACTCAGTAGAAGTTCTGGCCACAATTCCCACTGCCCCTACCCCTGAGCCAGAGGCCAGCCTTCCTTCCAGCTCCTCTGCAATACTGGAAAAGGGCAAAGAGGGGAGAGAAGCCCCTAACTACACCGAGGACATGAAGAATCTGTGACCCATCAGGCCCCACAAGCTCAGTACTGGGCCTGCTCCATCTTTTCACcgtaacatttttattaaatgaaggaaaacattAGGAGATGACATCTGCTAAGATATGAGGTTAATTCTTTACACGGTGAGTGGGTCACAGAGACACGACATCAATCGTCCATTAGCAGCAGAAGAGACACTTTAAGTTGCCCCAAGGGTACAAATCCCATTTATAAGACAGCAATGCCggtgtcttaaaaaaaagcaaaacagaaccaaaaaaaaaaacaaaaaaccagcttTAGAGGTTTGACACCAAAACAAATGTGGCCAGAGATGCCACAAAGCCCTTGAAAGGAAGAGGACACACCACCCACCCGGCTTGCCTTGCTGACTGGGCACAGGCCTGGTGGCATGACAACCTGAACACGGGACAAGGCAGGAGTAGATGGctggaaaaagggagagaaatagaaattattagaCTTGTGGAAAGCAGACACACTGTGAGTTCTAAAGCAGGTGTGCCCCTTGAACCAGGGGGTGAGGACGGGAACGGGAGCATCTCGGCTCGCTCCTCATCAAGGCCCCAGGAGATGCCCAGCGCCAGGTGGAAGGAAGGCCAACTTTAAGGACCATCTCTGAGAGCTGGCTTCTAGAAGTGAACAACCACACACCAAAGGTACAGGACCCAGGACAGGCGTGAAGACAAGTGCAAGACTCTCCTCCAAGCCCACCCTCACACCCAAGCAGCCCAGGCTTACTTGAGACAGAAACATGCCCACCCTCGAGGTCAACTCTGAGCTGGGTTTTTCCCTGCCAACTCATCGGCTCCTAGAGGTCCATGTGTTACAGAGTTTGGGGTGGtgtttattgtaaaaaatatatgacatgaGAAACTTGGGAAGGGGGCAGGGTGCAAACCATGGATTTGGGGATCAATGTTCATGAGTTCACATCCAAATGTCTGAAACTGCCGAGCTAGAGGAGGAAAGAAGTGGGACAAAGCCACACAACACCTCAAAGGAGACCCCGATTCCCTCCATGAGTGGGGATGTGGGACAGGTGAGGAAACCTCCCTTCCTTAGATGTGAATCTGCTGCCATGACATGTCAGCCTCACCACTGGCAGGCTTTCTCAGAGGGCACAAAGCCAGGATCTGCtctaggaaggaaggagagacccCAGGAGGGGGCCTTATCAACACAGTGGGCCCCAAGATGTCAGCCCATGGACCGAGACAGGGGGTGTTCTGTGGTTTGTGGCCCCAGTGTGCACTCAACACAGCCCTCACAGCAATAGCATGAGGCCGGGCCAGGCCCCAGTGGTCCCAGGAGCTACCTCCTGGTCCCCGACCGGGGCAGCAGGACAGGGGCACAGGCAATGCCTGCAAAAGACTCTGGGAAGTGTAGGTCACGCTCCCACTCGTCCGTCTCTGTGTTGTATACTTGCACAATGCCCGTCACGTTGTTGAGGCGCCAGTTGTAGCCCCCCACGATGTAGATCTTCCTGTCCAGTAGGCAGCAGCCGGCCTCTGACTGGCCAGCCCGCATGGGGCTCACACTGGTCCACTGGTCTGTTTCGGGCACGTAGTACTCCACCGCCAGCACGTCAAAGCAGCGGTCGACGTGATCCATACGGCCACCCAGGGCATAGATGCGGCCGCCAGCACCCACCATGGCGTGAAGTACACGGGGCTCACTCATGGGTGCCTTGAACTCCCACTGGTCAGCGGCAGGGTCATAGCAGTGCAGCGCCTTCTTGTCTTCCACAGAGATGCCATAGCCACCTGAAATGTAGAGGCGGCCCCCCTCTGAGGCGCCCGCGTGGCCCCAGGTGCGGCGCTTCAGAGAGCAGGCATAGCCCCACTCATTGCGCCGTGGGCAGTACCTCTCAACTGAGGCCAGGCTGCCGGCCCGGTTGCGGCCACCTGTGGCATACACCATGCCACACAGCACGTTCAACTGGAACTGGATACGGCTCTCCTGCATGGCCTGCAGGCGCAGCCAGCGGTTCAGGTGGGGGTCATAGCGGTAGCAGGCGTCCACAGCACCTTCACCACTGCGGTACTGCAGGTGCTGGCCCCCGGCCACGTACACAAAGTTGTCTAGCACAGCCACGCACGTGTGGCTGCAGCCCACCTCCATCTCTGTGAGCTCCCGGAAGTGGCGGGCACCCGGCTCAGGCAGCTGGTACACCTTACTGCTGACAGAGCGGTCGCTGTCAGTATAGGGTGTGCCACCAAAGGCGACCAGGGAGGGCACATCCGAGCGCACGACTGTGCGTGGGGATTGCATCTCGTGCTGCCGGAAGGGCAGCACCTGGTAGTTGAAGGCCTCCAGCAGGTACTGGCGGCACAGCACGTCCTCCACCATGATGTCCAGCGTCTGCACGCTGTCCACCAAGTCTGACGACCGCATGAGCGGGAAGCGGATGTGGCAGAGCACGTGGCTGGCCCGTGGCCGCCGGGCTGGGTCGTGCTGCAGCCAGCGGACTGCGGCCCGGAACAGATCGATCTCGGCACAGCTCTGCAGCCGATTGCTCTGCAGGAAAAAGACGAGGCGCTCCAGTGGCAGGTGCAGGAAGTCCTCCTCCTCTGCGATCTGCAGGAAGTGCTCAAAGGTGAAGGCATCCACGGACTCCTTGAGCGAGGCCAGGCTAAAGGTGGTGGCCATGTGGCCGATGTTCAGGCAGGTCTCTACGCTCATGGCGGCCTTAAGGAACTCCTCGCACAGCTCCACCACAGGAAGCATCTGCAGGAACACAGCCGCACCCAGCACATCCTGCACACAGTCCAGGTCCAGCGTCACCTCGGCACTATAGGCAAAGTCGATGATGTGCCTCAGGCCACGGGCTGACACACCCTTCAGCTCGATGACATCCTGGCTCGCCTCCCTCATGCCACCCGTGAACATGGCCCTGAAGTTTGGAAACACAAAATGTGGGCTCAGGGTTGCCAAGGGGCCTCAAGGCCACCCAGGAATAGCCTGGCCCCTAGATGCCATAGCAGGGCACAGCCAACCAGGGGAAAGAGGCCAGATGCTCATTAAAgacatgcaaaaaagaaaagaaagatttttaatccACCCAAGTCATGTGTCTTCCTACAAACAGCAACTCCCCACTCTGTCCCTCCATGTGGGACCACGCCCAGCCTACCTAGAGGTGTGGAGTGCTGGGACCCAGTTGGCTCagtgggaggggatggggtggggatgcTGCTCATGGTGGGGGCAGGTACACAGGTGGGCAGGAAAAGGCCAAACCTTGGTTTGGGCCATGAGACAGGTGCCAGCCCCACCGTGGCACCCAGCCCTGTAAGACCACACACACAGCAGGCACCCCAAGAATACTGTGCACCATGGTTCTCAGTGCCCAGCCCCTCACCAGCTGGCACACATGGGCAGATGGCTCCACCTTCCCCAGGCCGAGTCTCAGTCCTGTCACACACAGCGGTGGGGAGGGAGTAAGGGTCCCCAGGTCAGAGCATCCACTAGGAGGCCCTGCCAAAGTCGCCATCATCTCCAGAGAGAGGCCCAGACAGTCAGGAAAGCCCCCCAAGAATGGCCCACAGGAGCCCTAGACTACTGtgagacagccccccccccccccttgagtGACACCAGCTGTCAGCCTTTCTGTCCTGCTCTGGGAAGTGGCGCTCATGTGAGCACCAGTCAAAGAAATTGGACGTGGGTCACAGTACTCCATGGCCTTTGGGAAGCCCCCATCAGGAAAAGGGGCAAGAACCCAAGCACCCTCTGGGAGTTCATAAGAGGTTCCTCTCATGGGGCAAGTGCACATTGTGACAGCTGACCAAGGAGAAGGAACTtccctcatccattcattcatccaacagatACCTGTCCGCCAGTCAGACAGTCAGGTAGTCTGGGCTCGGGTCCCGGAGTGGGGACAGCTGTGCTTGGTGCTCTTGTGGGGCCACCAACTAACAACTCCCCAACACTCTGAGCAGCACCCCCATGGAGCCTTCTAGGAGCAGAGCTCGGGGAGCCCCCTTCTTGTCCCCATGAGTCCCATCAGCCCATCGAAGGCAGAGGCAGCCACAGCGACGGGAGGGAGCTTTGCCTTTTAAGGCCTCGCCGGCTGCAGTGCCAGCGCAGAGGAGCCTTTAAAGGGCATTTCTGGCTGGGCCGGCCCACCCGTCCCCAAAtccagaataaaaatagaaacggCGCCCCAGATGGCTTGGCTGCTCTGGCTCCCCAGAACAGCCTTGTTGAGCCTGGGGGGCGGGCAGCTGAGGGGCGCACCGGGCAAGCCATCCCAGCCTCGCCACTCTAGCCTCAAGGACCATGCAGCCTTCGGAACACACCTAGGCTGGGGCTCTATGAGACAGTCTATACGTGCACTTCAGCTACCACTGGCAACATGGGGCCAGAGAACCACCCTAGGACAGCACCCCAGCTTTCTGTGGCAGAGTCACAGCCTGGCAGGAAGAATTGGCCAGTTGGTCACTGAGGAAATGAGGGATACTGTCCTTAGCCCGTGACAGCCCCCAACTGGTGAGAATGGCCCTAGCCCTGCTCCAAGGGGCCCTCACTTCCCCCACACAACCCAACACAGGGAAGATTTTAGCAAAGGGCTCTCACGGCAGACTGACCAGTACACCCAGGAAGGCCTCACCTATCGTGAGGGGACTACAACACAGCCTGGCACACTTGGGGACCCCCCCATCTAGATGTCAGTCCTATTCCTCAGCCTGAGTACAGGAACCTAGGAAGGCAGAGATTTGTCTCTGCTGGACCCCCAAAgtcaagcacagtgcctggtacacacaGGTGTCAAATAAAGACAGAATGAAAACAAGGCCAAGCCCTGGCACTCTCCCAGGGCAGAAACTGCTAACTGGGTGCCCATGGGCCACCTCTATCCCCTAGGCATGTTCTGCTCGCCTGCACAACATCCCCTAAAAGTTTGAGAAAGTTATAAACCTAGAAAAAGTTTGAAGTTTACTGAATGCGTGGCCAATATCACCTACTTTCCCTCAGAGCCatcctggctggctggctggctagcTGGCTGACACAGAGATCACTTCCTCTTAGTTGGGTGGATACTCTCTGGCCTGTCCCCCGAGACCTGTGCTCACCTGAAGTAGTCGCTGCAGGCGGCCAGAACCACTTTATGTGCATGGAAGTTCTCTCTGTTGATGGTGAGTACAACGTCCAGGAGCTGGCCCTGGGCACGGAGGGCAGCCAGGCCCTGCAGGAGGCTGGTGCTATGGCTGGGCGCTGAGAAGGTGCACTTGAGAGCTCCATTTTTGTCAGCCATGCTGCaggagagcagaggtgggggctgAGCTCAGACCCTTAGGTCTGTCTAGTCTCTGCCCAGTGACACTGGGCTGGCTCGGCTGGGTTCTGAAGCTGCCCCAGGCGCATGCATAATCACCAGAACTAGCACtggagaagcaaaaacaaaacctgggTCCCAATAGCATCTGCCACCTACCCACCAACTGGCTCTTGGCAAAGGACACTGACTCTCCAGCTTCCATATGCCACCTGTGAAAGGGGCAGAGTTTCTCCTAGGACCTGAGGAGGTTCTAAtgcccattttgttttttaactgagaTACGATTCACATAACATTGAAGTCGCCATTTTAAAGGgaacaattcagtgacatttagtaCATACACAACGCAGTGCAACCATCACCTCCAGCTAGTATCAGAACATCTTAATCGCCCCAAAATGAGACCCTATCCCTATCAGCAGTCACTTCTCATCCCCTCTTGGCAGCCACtactctgttttctgtctctggatttggCTCTTCTGGACACTTCgtgtaaatggaatcacacactACATGGCCTTTTGTGTCAGGCTTCTCTCGCTcagcatgtttttgaggttcatctatgttgtagcatgaatcaatgctttattccttttcacgtatgagtgatattccattgtgtggacaGACCTCAATTTCTTGATCCCTTCATCCATCTGTGGACATTTGGgttccttccacccctccccttaaactttatttatttattttttttcattctaaatgaAATCTCTCAGTCTCCTGAGTGCTCACTTTGTAGTGCAGGACTCTCCATGTTACATCATTGTCTCCCATGCCCTAGCAAGCTGTCCCAGAGGGCAAACCTCTTCTCTCCcctgcagagggtgggggtggggattagGGTGCTGGCACAGAGCCCCAGCGCAGGTATGGAAGAGGGACCTACAGCTTCCAAGGCAGCTCTGGTCCCCAGGGTCAGGAGTGTCACACCCAGGAGAGGCCAGCCTTCTTGGAGGTCCAGCTCCTCTGACACCTGCCCCGTGAGCTCCGTGCCCAACACCCCAGGGGAGAGCAGCCACATGACTATAAAGTCATTTTCCAAAGAATTTGGCTCTGGACTATAGTTGGTGACTGCCCAGCCCAGAGGAAAGGCCCACTGGTCCTACTTTCCAGGGATAGAGTCACAGTGAGTGGCTTGTCCATAGTCCCAGAGCTATAAGGCAACACaacaagatttgaacccaggcccaGAATGTGCCAGGGTGGGTGGGATCTCCCTGTCTATCACAGCCAATGAAGCAGGCAAGAAGTACAGCACAGCAAATTGTGGGAAAGCCATAAAGCCAAGAGTATCCACCCTAAGAGGATGAGTTTGCCTGTCAGGGTAGTTCAATGAGGGGATGGAGACAACTTAAACAGAGATTGCTGCACCTCAAAATAAGGGTTCAGGAGGCAAAGTTCATCTTGGGACaaacaataaag
Protein-coding regions in this window:
- the KLHL26 gene encoding kelch-like protein 26 isoform X1; translation: MAESGGGGGAGGGGFGAGPGPERPSSMADKNGALKCTFSAPSHSTSLLQGLAALRAQGQLLDVVLTINRENFHAHKVVLAACSDYFRAMFTGGMREASQDVIELKGVSARGLRHIIDFAYSAEVTLDLDCVQDVLGAAVFLQMLPVVELCEEFLKAAMSVETCLNIGHMATTFSLASLKESVDAFTFEHFLQIAEEEDFLHLPLERLVFFLQSNRLQSCAEIDLFRAAVRWLQHDPARRPRASHVLCHIRFPLMRSSDLVDSVQTLDIMVEDVLCRQYLLEAFNYQVLPFRQHEMQSPRTVVRSDVPSLVAFGGTPYTDSDRSVSSKVYQLPEPGARHFRELTEMEVGCSHTCVAVLDNFVYVAGGQHLQYRSGEGAVDACYRYDPHLNRWLRLQAMQESRIQFQLNVLCGMVYATGGRNRAGSLASVERYCPRRNEWGYACSLKRRTWGHAGASEGGRLYISGGYGISVEDKKALHCYDPAADQWEFKAPMSEPRVLHAMVGAGGRIYALGGRMDHVDRCFDVLAVEYYVPETDQWTSVSPMRAGQSEAGCCLLDRKIYIVGGYNWRLNNVTGIVQVYNTETDEWERDLHFPESFAGIACAPVLLPRSGTRR
- the KLHL26 gene encoding kelch-like protein 26 isoform X2, which translates into the protein MADKNGALKCTFSAPSHSTSLLQGLAALRAQGQLLDVVLTINRENFHAHKVVLAACSDYFRAMFTGGMREASQDVIELKGVSARGLRHIIDFAYSAEVTLDLDCVQDVLGAAVFLQMLPVVELCEEFLKAAMSVETCLNIGHMATTFSLASLKESVDAFTFEHFLQIAEEEDFLHLPLERLVFFLQSNRLQSCAEIDLFRAAVRWLQHDPARRPRASHVLCHIRFPLMRSSDLVDSVQTLDIMVEDVLCRQYLLEAFNYQVLPFRQHEMQSPRTVVRSDVPSLVAFGGTPYTDSDRSVSSKVYQLPEPGARHFRELTEMEVGCSHTCVAVLDNFVYVAGGQHLQYRSGEGAVDACYRYDPHLNRWLRLQAMQESRIQFQLNVLCGMVYATGGRNRAGSLASVERYCPRRNEWGYACSLKRRTWGHAGASEGGRLYISGGYGISVEDKKALHCYDPAADQWEFKAPMSEPRVLHAMVGAGGRIYALGGRMDHVDRCFDVLAVEYYVPETDQWTSVSPMRAGQSEAGCCLLDRKIYIVGGYNWRLNNVTGIVQVYNTETDEWERDLHFPESFAGIACAPVLLPRSGTRR
- the KLHL26 gene encoding kelch-like protein 26 isoform X3, with product MAESGGGGGAGGGGFGAGPGPERPSRAMFTGGMREASQDVIELKGVSARGLRHIIDFAYSAEVTLDLDCVQDVLGAAVFLQMLPVVELCEEFLKAAMSVETCLNIGHMATTFSLASLKESVDAFTFEHFLQIAEEEDFLHLPLERLVFFLQSNRLQSCAEIDLFRAAVRWLQHDPARRPRASHVLCHIRFPLMRSSDLVDSVQTLDIMVEDVLCRQYLLEAFNYQVLPFRQHEMQSPRTVVRSDVPSLVAFGGTPYTDSDRSVSSKVYQLPEPGARHFRELTEMEVGCSHTCVAVLDNFVYVAGGQHLQYRSGEGAVDACYRYDPHLNRWLRLQAMQESRIQFQLNVLCGMVYATGGRNRAGSLASVERYCPRRNEWGYACSLKRRTWGHAGASEGGRLYISGGYGISVEDKKALHCYDPAADQWEFKAPMSEPRVLHAMVGAGGRIYALGGRMDHVDRCFDVLAVEYYVPETDQWTSVSPMRAGQSEAGCCLLDRKIYIVGGYNWRLNNVTGIVQVYNTETDEWERDLHFPESFAGIACAPVLLPRSGTRR